In Zingiber officinale cultivar Zhangliang chromosome 3B, Zo_v1.1, whole genome shotgun sequence, a single window of DNA contains:
- the LOC121967169 gene encoding zinc finger AN1 domain-containing stress-associated protein 15-like: MAGESCNLNKDEAEILKPSSPSPSSSSPQPPPSPSAHCLQTLQELSSLNTPENLGNPATVDLGPKEKHSDKALPPFQSINRCSSCDKRVGLTGFRCRCGDLFCARHRYSDTHDCSFDYKAAGREQIAKANPLIRAAKIIKI; this comes from the coding sequence ATGGCAGGGGAAAGTTGCAACCTTAATAAGGATGAAGCTGAAATCCTCAAACCCTCTTCCCCTTCTCCGAGTTCCTCCTCGCCTCAACCACCACCGTCGCCGTCTGCCCATTGCCTGCAGACTCTGCAAGAGCTCTCATCTCTAAATACACCTGAGAATTTGGGAAACCCGGCGACCGTGGATCTTGGTCCCAAGGAGAAGCACAGCGACAAGGCTCTGCCACCGTTTCAATCCATCAACCGCTGCTCGAGTTGCGACAAAAGGGTGGGACTTACTGGTTTCCGGTGCCGATGTGGGGATCTCTTCTGTGCCCGCCACCGTTACTCTGACACCCATgattgctcttttgattacaagGCTGCTGGTCGAGAGCAGATTGCAAAGGCCAACCCTCTCATAAGAGCTGCTAAGATTATTAAAATTTGA